One genomic region from Dethiosulfovibrio russensis encodes:
- a CDS encoding amino acid kinase family protein, producing MRLNFKGVVKIGGARGNDPTPLLRELSERAVLGEKWLLVHGGSGKMEELCLSSGIEPKYVYSPSGFRSRFTGKREMALFEGACSSVSIDLISSLWSMGTPACPVWPSDGSGATAKAKDALRSVEDGRVMVLRGNRSGSVRRFFGHAVDATWRARAIPVMPPLAVDEDNGGLLNVDGDRLAALAAASLEASVLVILSNVPGVLKDVEDPSSLMRWGTLEELMSLSKGNMKRKMVAVQEALEGGVDKVILSDSRVESPLSGALEGRGTTVCRAFTAEED from the coding sequence ATGAGGTTGAACTTCAAAGGAGTTGTCAAGATCGGTGGTGCCAGGGGAAACGACCCTACGCCGCTCCTGCGGGAGCTTTCCGAACGGGCGGTTTTGGGGGAAAAATGGCTGCTCGTTCACGGAGGCAGCGGAAAGATGGAGGAACTGTGTCTGTCGTCGGGCATAGAACCCAAATACGTGTACAGTCCAAGCGGATTCAGGAGCCGTTTCACCGGTAAGAGGGAGATGGCGCTTTTCGAGGGAGCCTGTTCTTCCGTCTCCATTGATTTGATCTCGTCCCTCTGGTCCATGGGAACCCCCGCTTGTCCCGTGTGGCCCAGCGATGGTTCCGGTGCCACTGCAAAGGCGAAGGACGCCTTGAGAAGCGTGGAGGACGGTCGAGTAATGGTGTTGCGGGGAAACAGGAGCGGTTCGGTAAGACGATTCTTCGGCCATGCCGTGGATGCAACCTGGAGAGCTCGGGCGATACCGGTGATGCCCCCTTTGGCGGTGGACGAGGATAACGGAGGTCTGCTGAACGTGGATGGCGATCGTTTAGCCGCTCTTGCCGCGGCGTCTCTGGAAGCTTCCGTTCTCGTGATACTGAGCAACGTTCCTGGGGTTCTCAAGGACGTCGAAGATCCCTCGTCTTTGATGCGCTGGGGAACCTTGGAGGAGTTGATGTCCCTGTCGAAGGGTAACATGAAGAGAAAAATGGTCGCAGTCCAGGAGGCCCTGGAGGGCGGAGTGGACAAGGTAATCCTATCGGACAGCCGGGTAGAATCCCCTTTGTCCGGAGCTTTGGAGGGAAGGGGGACGACCGTATGTCGGGCCTTTACGGCGGAAGAGGATTGA
- the argC gene encoding N-acetyl-gamma-glutamyl-phosphate reductase — translation MFEVIVWGASGMAGGELLRILSGHDGMTVVAAVSRRSPGKTVWHDHPHLRGCYPDMVYSSPEEALKIKSDLVFLALPHGGAWRVAVDYRERGVPVVDLSGDFRLKDPADYFRWYGLEHGAPEYLQEAVYGLPELHRDALAGASLASGVGCNASCAILGLAPLASTGLIESVRMEMRVGSSEAGASPSKGSHHPYRTRTMRVFEPFRHRHLAEVIQETGLPEERLSMTMTAVEMVRGVQMLAQVFLTEPIKEAVLWKAYRKAIEGHPFWSLCPARPSHLRLPDPRFVLGSNSASVGFVLHEDGKRLLIVSALDNLMKGASGTAVQAANLMLGLDETTGLLTSPLYPA, via the coding sequence ATGTTCGAGGTGATCGTATGGGGGGCCAGCGGAATGGCCGGAGGAGAGCTTTTGAGGATTCTCTCCGGTCACGACGGGATGACGGTGGTCGCCGCCGTGTCCAGAAGGTCTCCAGGGAAGACGGTCTGGCATGACCATCCTCATCTCAGAGGTTGTTATCCCGACATGGTCTACTCGTCTCCGGAGGAGGCGTTGAAGATTAAGAGCGACTTGGTTTTTCTTGCTCTGCCTCACGGAGGGGCCTGGAGAGTTGCGGTTGACTATCGTGAAAGGGGTGTGCCTGTCGTCGATCTGTCCGGAGATTTCAGGCTCAAGGATCCTGCGGATTACTTTCGGTGGTATGGGTTGGAGCACGGGGCTCCCGAGTACCTTCAGGAAGCCGTTTACGGTCTTCCCGAGCTGCATAGAGATGCTTTGGCCGGGGCGTCCCTGGCCAGCGGCGTAGGATGCAATGCGTCATGTGCAATTCTCGGCCTGGCACCTCTTGCCTCCACAGGTCTCATCGAGTCGGTTCGGATGGAGATGAGGGTCGGTTCCTCCGAGGCCGGGGCCTCTCCCAGTAAGGGATCTCATCACCCCTATAGGACCAGGACCATGAGGGTGTTCGAGCCCTTCAGACACAGACACCTGGCGGAGGTGATTCAGGAGACCGGATTGCCGGAGGAAAGGCTTTCCATGACCATGACAGCCGTCGAGATGGTGAGAGGAGTTCAGATGCTGGCCCAGGTTTTCCTGACCGAACCGATCAAGGAAGCTGTTTTGTGGAAGGCCTACAGAAAGGCGATCGAAGGACATCCCTTTTGGTCTCTTTGTCCCGCCAGACCCAGTCATCTTCGTCTTCCCGATCCCAGATTCGTGTTGGGCAGCAACTCCGCGTCGGTGGGGTTCGTCCTCCACGAGGACGGCAAGAGACTCCTGATCGTGTCCGCTCTGGACAACCTGATGAAGGGAGCCTCCGGCACGGCGGTGCAGGCGGCCAACCTGATGTTGGGGCTCGACGAGACGACGGGGTTGCTTACATCTCCCCTCTATCCCGCCTAG
- the lysX gene encoding lysine biosynthesis protein LysX, with protein sequence MNELWILYSRLRTEEKLLKKAADKTGVRCNFVDLRGISWPEGLKVGDNDVVLCRCVSQAHNLAIARLLESRGVRTVNHSSVIEACGDKVFTAGLLDMAGLRQPRYSVAFSPEEAVNTSESMGFPVVFKPPVGSWGRLLSKVNDVDSAETIVEHKSFMGPQHQTFFIQEYVEKDGYDVRALVLGGKPITAIKRKSRHWITNTARGGNVEGIEIDQAMADVLKRVHDVFKGDLLAVDLFHDDQGWSVNEVNGQAEFHGSVEGTEVDVAGMLVDYCISLMEGSF encoded by the coding sequence AGGCGGCGGATAAAACGGGAGTGCGGTGTAATTTTGTGGATTTGAGAGGAATCTCCTGGCCGGAGGGACTTAAGGTCGGTGATAACGACGTCGTCCTCTGCCGTTGCGTCTCTCAGGCCCACAACCTCGCGATCGCACGCCTTCTAGAATCTCGAGGTGTCCGTACGGTCAACCATTCCTCGGTTATAGAGGCCTGTGGCGACAAGGTCTTTACCGCCGGACTTCTCGATATGGCCGGTTTAAGACAGCCTCGCTATTCAGTGGCTTTCTCTCCGGAAGAAGCGGTGAATACGTCCGAGTCCATGGGGTTTCCCGTTGTTTTCAAGCCGCCCGTAGGGAGCTGGGGCAGACTTCTTTCCAAGGTCAACGACGTGGATTCGGCTGAGACTATAGTGGAACATAAGTCCTTCATGGGGCCTCAGCATCAGACTTTCTTCATTCAGGAATACGTGGAAAAGGATGGATACGATGTCAGGGCTCTGGTGTTGGGAGGAAAGCCCATAACGGCCATTAAGCGAAAGAGCCGTCACTGGATAACGAACACCGCAAGAGGCGGAAACGTAGAGGGAATAGAGATCGATCAAGCCATGGCGGATGTGTTGAAAAGGGTCCACGACGTTTTCAAAGGCGATCTTTTGGCCGTGGATCTGTTTCACGACGATCAGGGATGGTCGGTAAACGAGGTCAACGGGCAGGCCGAGTTTCACGGGTCGGTCGAGGGTACCGAGGTAGACGTCGCCGGGATGTTGGTGGATTACTGCATCTCACTTATGGAAGGGAGCTTCTGA